The Nerophis lumbriciformis linkage group LG03, RoL_Nlum_v2.1, whole genome shotgun sequence genome includes the window TAGATGATGACAGGCAAACCGCAGGAAGCTCAAGCCTGTCCGAATACGAAGAACTAAACATGCTGGATTTCTCTGCGCACAGTTCTTTAGGCGGTCTTGAAAGTAGGCAGTCTTCAACTGATCCTGAAGGTCAAATCCATGGCATCGAGGTGATTGACACCCTTGTTCCTCCGACTCCGGTCAACAGTCTGGTAGGGAGTCACCCATCCAGCAGTTGCGGTGTCAGGTTTTTCCCTGAGGATGTGGTGGAGAGGATCAGTGGCTTTCAGCACAAAGACAGCGTCTCTTCGTCCTTGTCTGAAACCTGGGAGGAACTTGGCTTTGACCCATCTTCGAATGACACCTGGAATAGAACCAGAGAGAGCCCACTGACCCTGGAGGAGGTAAGGTGCAAAGATTCAGAAGGTGGCATGACAGGAAGGCCAAGTAGGGAAGAGAGGTCACAGAGGGACTTGAGCCTTGAGCCACAACTTAGTCTGATCACTGAGCAGACAGACTCAAGAGACAACTGGAGCCCAGATACTGTACTGAGAGATCAGTGGAACGCAGTGACTGTGGCTGATCTGCAGCTGACCCCACCAGAGGAGGAAGTAGTTCGACGAGACAAAGCAGGTATCTTTGGAGTAAAAGAAATGACTTCACAGAAGAAGAAAACCATCCTAAACACGTTAACACCTGACACCTCCAAGGAGGACGATGAAGAGGCACAGGGGAAAATAGGCAGCAGATCTACACTGGACTTTTGGACCTACTCGGCACAGAAGGGCTTTCTCAAATCTGACAGCGGAACCACAACATCTTATCCTGAATCACTAGATATGTGGAATATGACAATTCGGGATGACAGTTTCTCGCCTCTCACCACCCCTGACAATTTGTCTGCAGACTCTGGGTCTTTTTGCGGGGCAAGTACTAACGTGGGGGCTGGTGCTTCTGTACAAAGTCCACAGGGATCATCTTATGGTAGCATGGCAATGTGGAACACTACCATACAGGAGGACAGCTCTTCATCAGCAAGCCCAGAAGGACCCGGAAATGGCCACAGCAGTCACACTGGTTTATTGGATGGATGTCATACTCCTAAGTCACGGGGAGGAGAAGCGGCAGGAAAGGATAGCAAGTGGAGCGGTCAAAACCAGAATGTCCAAATAGTCATAGAGGGGGAAGAAGATAGAATATCACATAGTTGTGACCCTGTTTCGGTTCCTCACATGGTCATCTCCACCTCAGACTATGATAATGTGAGATCTTTGTCCTCCATTGAAGTCCACACTAGTCATGCTGTGGATATGATCCACCTTGGAGAGCAGTCCAGCCCATTTGTTGCTGTGACCAAACCTACTGATGACAACACAAGACAGACCGAATCTGATCTGGGTGTTTCCGACAAAGTATTTACTTTTGAAGGACATAGTGAGTTGAGTAACGTAACCAAGAGCTGCAGTAATTCAGAAAAAAATTACTCCATAGACCAACCAAGTCCTAGTTCTCCATTTATTCTAGTTGACAACTCTCTGGCTGATGATTCTTTATCCCTAAGCCCAGGTGGTTTAAGTCTTGGACTGGCACCACAATCGAACTGTCAACCAGGCAGTGTTACCCACATCAACAACCAAAGTCAAGAAGGTTCAGTGGAGGGTCCCACAAGAGCTACCGTGTTACCGAGCCCTGGTGGGGAGAGAGAGACCATCAAGTCAAGCCCAGACAGCCTTCACCCAGGCAGTCAAGACGAACTCCGCTCCAATTCCGATGGGGATTCTTCATCTGGTCTGGAAATGGAATACATTATTCTTCCTGGCACTGTAAAGGAGGCCGAGAGGGAAAGAGAACACAGACCTAGAGGACCAAGGAAGCCCATGGAGACATTCAGCATGCTGTCTTATGCTGTTTCAGTGCTAAATGCTCAAACCACAGAGAAAACCAGGCAACTCCAAGTAATACCACCGTTCCAAACAGAACGCGTAGCTCAACACAACACTGAGTCATCCATATCTTCTGAGACGTTCAACAAAAGCACTCCTACTCAAGCTAAAACTGAAGCTTCCTGCCAGTCCGAATCAAGGCAAGAAGTTCAAGAAGGGAACTTCGAGGACAAACAGAGTAGCGTGGCCAGAAGCATGTCGCCCTCAATGAGACATCCATCTGATCACTTCCTAAAAACAAGAGAGGAGGTTTACGTCCATTCCCAAATCTCCATGGAAGACTCGGATTCAGACAGTGGGCGGTCACCGGCCGCCACTACTCCACCACCCCATCCCATGTCGTCAGGCAATTTCCAGGGCTGGGGGGCTCCTTCACCAAGGCATGACAGCCCTCAGTCATCATGTGACTCCCCGTCACTCGGTAACAGCTCCGCATCCCGCCCCAGTTCTTCGGTTACCACTCCTGTGAGCGAGTCGGGAGGCCCAGGTACCAAAACTCTTGGATTACCTTTCTCTGGAGATTTAATGGAGGAGAACGATGAGGAAGAAGCGGTTACAGAGCAGCCAAAGCCGAGGCTAAGCTCCCATGATCTGTTGAGTTTCACAGAGGAACTTGTTGAAGGTTGTCAACTCCAGCCAACCAGTGGAATGTTTCAAGAGGACATGTTTGATTATTATGGACATACTGGTAGGACTGATGGTAGTAGCTCACTTGGACATCACATTGGAGCTCACCAAAACTATTCTCCACATTTAGGGTAAGTGGAACACATTAATGATAAATTATTCTTTTCTGTGATATGGTACTGACCTAAATTTATAACAGACAAAATACTCTCCTTCTTTTGTTTTGAATCTGAATGTTTGTTTCTTTAGTTAAATTGAGAAATAGTTGCCCAATACATGGTTCGAGTTTTAAGTACAGGGTGTAATTTTTCTTGTTTGTGTTCATTACCACTCCTTTTCAATACTGCTTGAGTTTTATATGTTCTTTGTGTATgtgtttaggttttttttctcACATCCTAAAAATATGCACATTTCTCAATTAGAGACTTCAAATTATTCATGGATGTGAAtgtttgtttatgtatatatacgccCTGTATTTGACTGGCTAGCAGTCCATGGTCTTCCCGGCCCAGTGAATCACTACACtctgtgtcaggttcaaatacagatggcatctattaaacaagacaagaagcaaggaattaaacagagacagaattaaatttggctcaattgaggagaaacccctgggctgtactctttgtacagtcttccaatgtgctctgacgaaagattgtacttttatttggactttccctgattacatggcaacagctgtttctaagggaggggggtcgtaaacagccatcgcctttgattacaaacagttcaaggaaaaggtcgtaaaacagttcaaagaaaaggtcgcctggaggggagtctggtcctgcttcctctccgctttgtagttctcgggtcaagacaacatctttctgtggattacaatacatcaaagaaacagaacaccttcatgttgcttcccattctacacagtggagttttacaagccttttgcttggtaggatcaaagacagcttttgtcttcttgccgggaacacaaagttttgtgataacttagatacaattattctgacactctgtaatataccgtattttccggaccatagggcgcaccggattataaggcgcgctgccaatgaacggtctatttttgatcttttttcatatataaggcgcaacgGAATTCAGagcgcattaaaagagtcatattattatattttttcataaatgtaaaacaacttccttgtggtctacataacatgtaatggtggttctttggtcaaaatgttgcataaatgatgttttacagatcatcgtcaagccgctttctgacagtcgctttaggatgcaccgttttgtgggcggtcttatttacgtggctcaccttcggcagcgtcttctccccgtcgtctttgttgtagcggtgtagcgtgcaaggacgggtgtggaaggagtgtcaaaagatggagctaactgttttaatgactttcagactttacttcaatcaataacggagcagcatctcctcatccggaaacaactacaaggccggaaatgtatcccgggaaaaaccgtccgaccggaactctctaataactaaagttccttgggtgaataatgtacgctcactataccggtatgttttagcgctttcatggcgagtttactgacagatataagtaagaactttacactactttatattagaaatggcaaaagttgaggatgaatgtcccataacaataagatagagaaaaagaagaagcttatcgactacggactacaaaggcaatttttcaggatttatgcagatcccaaatatagatcagcaggtaccagtaggtaagaaaagttgcttttgcataatactgcgaaacaaaacgccagataatatgtcttaccttataccaggggtctgcaacccgcggctccggagccgcatgcggctctttgatcactctgatgcggctcagctgcatacttgccgagacttccggatttcagtgcctctcgcagaaaattaccgggattaatattctccgatttttcacccttacaataatattaAAGGCGGCACGTGCCgtaatggtacagcatttagcgccctctacaatctatattaactgcgtgccagcccagtctctTGTTTTATGCATCTTCTgcctgcacacgtaagtgaccttgctcaacagccacacaggttacactgacggtggccatataaaacaactttaacactcttactaataatgcgccacactttgaaccaaaaccaaacaaaaatgacaaacacatttcgggagaacatctgcaccttaacacaacataaacacaacagaacaaatacccagaatcccatgcagccctaactcttccgggctacattatacacccctactaccaccaaaccccgctcccaccccaaccctgctccctcacacatcaacccaccCCCCCGCTTCCGTGCGTCgggtgaggtgggcggggtttggtagcgggggtgtataatgtagcccggaagagttagggctgcatgggattctgggttttTGTTCTGTtacggtgtgggttcacagtgtggcacattattagtaagagtgttaaagttttttataccgccaccgtcagtggccaagtatgccttgctgtcacttacgtgagcaagcagaagccccatacaacatgtggctgggtcggcacactggttgtagtgggcgctaaatgctgtaccatcacagcacgtccgagagaatagttgccccgaaattcgtagtctgccggaaaaatcggaagggttgacaagaatgacgctgtcaagcgccattcatataaaactcgcgggccgcactaacattcaattttcatattaaggtgtgggccgcgtgtctgagacccttggtttgtacgtagcacaaagcaaaaaaaaaactttgaatgcagcgtcatttaattttaaatttcaaaagatttttgtggctcccattgttttctttaatttgtcaaactggtcaaaatggctctttgactggtaaaggttgccgacccctgccttatacacacaccataataatactcctatgttgaagcacatcaagcggtgaggcttcatagcttaccaaagtcgtactaaaacattttgatagattttagaGCGGCGTGTATAAtggtctatattttcaatgaacatataaaatgttggtgtttatcatattgccatcatagtgcagtctacgcgtatctctcatgtttgactgccatctaccagaggtgggtagagtagccagaatttgtactcaagtaagagtactgttactttagagatttaatactcaagtaaaagtaaggagtagtcacccaaatatttacttgagtaaaagtaaaaagtatgttgtgaaaaaactactcaagtactgagtaactaatgagtaacatacacacacatatcatatatacatatatacatacattgatatatacagtatataatttatatttatttatgttgccgtttttgtttacatgttaaaggtgttttaatgaatatacatgcatgtttaacacatatagattcctttctttcatgaagacaagaatataagttggtgtattacctgattctgatgacttgcattgattggaatcagacaataacgtccacattttcgaatggaagagaaaaaaaagtcttcctttctgtccaataccacatgaaagtggttggtttttggcatcttatttgtccagcttccatattcgtttttatacactttacaagaaatacattggcggcaaactctgtagcttgctagcttgtttgcgctggctttcggagactcttattttgcgcgatggagcggcacttttattgtgtagACAGGAACTGGGCAGTCagtttttaggcttttgacgggaagtacggttgaaataaaaaaaaagggtctttttttccttcacacttttgattgattgattgcaacttgtattagtagattgcacagtacagtacatattccgtacaattgaccactaaatggtaagaccccaataagtttttcaacttgtttaagtcaggtcatgtgacccctggctctgtttgattggtccaacgtcaccagtgactgcatctgattggtggaacggagtgaacgtcaccagtgactgtatttgttgaaacgcaggcactatgaaggtctgtctgacagaccaaaacaaacaaagcgtgcattaacagatcgataaaaattagtagcgagtagcgagctgaatgtagataaaagtagcggagtaaaagtagcgtttcttctctataaatatactcaagtaaaagtaaaagtatgttgcattaaaactactcttagaagtacaatttatcccaaaagttactcaagtagatgtaacgcagtaaatgtagcgcgttactacccacctctgccatctactggtcacacttatcattacaccatgtaccaaataaaattgcttcgaggtcggtaagcaagtgTAGTCCCACCGCAGTGAATGGAAGCAGCAACCCCTCTGTGTACGTGTGATTGAAATAAACGTTTTTATCTATACACTCACTAGGACTGAACAGGAGGAAGGTGGTGACCTCAGACGTGGTGCCTCCGACGTTTACGCAGAGTTTACAACGGACGCCCCCGCGCCGACAGAGCGTCCCGAGAGCTACTCTGGACCTAGTCAGGGCGAACACAAGCACCCTGAAAGGCAGGATCACGATCAGTTTGTGCCTGAGGGATACGCCCACTTCTTGATGTCACGGTCAGTTTGCCCTCAAGTTGACGATATGCATCATGTTGTTCTGTCGCTTTGTCAGCTTCATtagtaaaatgtatttagatgTTTGTGTAATAATACTTTTTAGCAAATTAGTTGTTtcagttattattattgatgGATTTATACCATTtataccgggggtcggcaacccgcggctctttagcgccgccctagtggctctctggagcttttgcaaaaatgtatgaaaaatggaaaaagatgagggagaaaaaaatatattttttgtgttaatatggtttctgtaggaggacaaacatgacacaaacctccctaattgttataaagcacactgtttatactaaacatgcttcactgattcgagtatttgtcaagggccgttttgtcctactaattttggccgtccttgaactcaccgtagtttgtttacatgtataactttctccgactttctaggaggtgttttatgccacttctttttctgtctcaaacttttaacgttgtgcatgaatgcacaaaggtgagttttgttgatgttattgacttgtgtggagtgctaatcagacatatttggtcactgcatgactgcaagctaatcgatgctaacatgctatttaggctagctgtatgtacatattgcataattatgcctcatttgtagctatatttgagctcatttagtttcctttaagtcctcttaattcaattaatatctcatgacacactatctgtatgtaatatggcttttaattttttgtggctccaggcagatttttttttgtatttttggtccaatatggctctttcaacattttgggttgccgacctatGATTTATACCATTTCAGCTGATCTAATAAAAACTtacagtaaaggccaaaagtttgagcacactttctcattcaatgcattttttgttatttccaagactatttacattgtagattgtcactgaaggcatcaaaactatgagtgAACACATGTTGAgttatttacttaacaaaaaaaggtgaaataactggaaagacgttttgtattctagttctttcaaaattgccaccctttgctctgattactttttggcacactcttggcattctctcgatgagcttcaagaggtagtcacctgaaagggttttcacttcacaggtgtgcttgaagctcatccagagaatgccaagagtgtgcaaagcagtcgtcagagcaaagggtggctattttgaagaaactagaatataaaacatgttttcagtcatttcacctttttttgttaagtacataactccacgtgtgttcattcatagttgtgatgccttcagtgacaatctacaatgtaaatagtcatgaaaataaagaaaatgcgttGATTGaggtgaaggtgtgtccaaacttttggcctctactgtatATAACGTCAAAgcaacaaattattattattattattgtttaaattagtacctaccgtattttttggagtataagtcgcaccggagtataagtcgcaccggccgaaaatgcataataaagaaggaaaaaaacacataagttgcactggagcaggggtgctcacactttttctgcaggcgagctactttttaattgatcaagtcgtggggatctacctcattcatatatataatttatatttacttatttatgaaatatatgtttttgttaacaagttaaaggtgtttaatgataatgcaagcatgtttaacacatataattaatattgttaataagttaaaggtgtttaaagataatacaaaaatgtttaatacatatagttaatattgttaacaacttaaaggtggttaaagataatacaagcatgtgtaacagatatagttaatattgttaacaagttaaagatgtttaatgataatacaagcatgtttaacacatatagttaatattgttaataagttaaaggtgtttaaacataatacaagcatgtttaacacatatagttaatattgttaataagttaaaggtgtttaaagataatacaagcatgtttaacacatatagattcctttctttcatgaagacaagaatataagttggtgtattacctgattgtgatgacttgcattgattggaatcagacagtggtgctgataacgtccgcattttcgaatggaggagaaaaaaagtcctcctttctgtccaataccacatgaaagtggttggtttttggcatcttatttatccagcttccgtactcctttttatacactctacaagaaatacattgtcgacaaactccgtagcttgctagcttgtgcacgccagctttctgagcctcttattttgttagcgcaggcaggatgaagcagaggttttattgtgcaactgtgcagtcgttcTTTGGAgtgttgacgacaggtacggcgccagagtctgttgaaataaagtgtttttcgcttttcagtcggtaattttaatgagctggcagcagccagcgtcatctcagaagaccctcgggtgccgtgaatgtcaatcaagtgacatcatagtgaagattttatgatcgctcatttttaggactattttttgaatgcctggctggtgatcgactgacacaccctccgcgatcgaccggtagctcgcgatcgacgtaatgagcacccctgcactggagtacaagtcgcattttttggggaaatgtatttgataaaatccaacagcaagaatagacatttgaaaggcaatttaaaaataaataaagaatagtgaacaacaggctgaataagtgtacgttatatgaggcataaataaccaactggtatgttaacgtaacatattatggtaagagtcattcaaataactataacatatagaacatgctatacgtttaccaaacaatctgtcactcctaatcgctaaatcccatgaaatcttatacgtctagtctcttacgtgaatgagatgaataatattatttgatattttacggtaatgtgttaataatttcacacataagtcgctcctgagtataagtcgcacccccggccaaactatgaaaaaaactgcgacttatagtccgaaaaatatggtaaatgatCATTGATAATAGCAGTTGTCctaatagtagagatgtccgataatggcttttttgccgatatccgatattgtctaactcttaattaccgattccgatatcaaccgatatcgatatatacagtcgtggaattaacacaatattatgcctaattttgttgtgatgccccgctggatgcattaaacaatgtaacaaggttttccaaaataaatcaactcaagttatgggaaaaaaatgccaacatggcactgccatatttattattgaagtcacaaagtgcattattttttttaacatgcctcaaaacagcagcttggaatttgggacatgctctccctgagagagcatgaggaggttgaggtgggcggggttagggagtagcgggggatgtatattgtagcgacccggaagagttagtgctgcaagggattctgggtatttgttctgttgtgtttatgttgtgttacggtgcggatgttctcccgaaatgtgtttgtcattcttgtttggtgtgggttcacagtgtggcgcatatttgtaacagtgttgaagttgtttatttggccaccctcagtgtgacctgtatggctgttgaccaagtatgcttgcattcccttgtgtgtgtgaaaagccgtagatattatgtgactgagccggcacgcaaaggcagtgccttcaaggtttattggcgctctgtacggacagcggcgttttaagaagtcatacattttactttttgaaaccgataccgataatttccgatattacattttaaagcatttatcagccgataatatcggcagtccgatattatcggacatctctacccaatAGTCACAATAATACATTCATAATTACTGTATTTCATCTGTAATCTTTTATTTAAATCCCATATTACAATCACACTTACATTTGAATAATAATAGTAttcgtgttgttgttgttgaacttgtttatagagatgtccgataatatcggccgataaatgctttaaaatgtaatatcagaaattatcggtatctgttttttttattatcgtttttgttgtttgttttttttgtgtttttttattaaatcaacataaaaaacacaagatacacttacaattagtgcaccaacccaaaaaacaaaagggttgtttctttctgttattaatattgtggttcctacattatatatcaatatatatcaatacagtctgcaagggatacagtccataagcgtgctgctggtccactaatagtactaacctttaacagttaaatgtatttattttcattcattactagtttctatgtaactgtttttatattgttttactttctttattattcaagaaaatgtttttaatttatttatcttattttattttttttatttttttttaaaaaggaccttatcttcaccatacctggttgtccaaactaggcataataatgtgttaattccacgactgtatatatcggtatcggttgatatcggtatctgttttgatattgttttactttcttttttattcaagaaaatgtttttaatttatttatcttgttttataaaaaaaatttaaaagtaccttatcttcaccatacctggttgtccaaactaggcataataatgtgttaattccacgactgtatatatcggtatcggtaattaagagttggacaatatcggaatatcggctaccggcaaaaaagccattatcggacatccctacttgttgttgtcaacattattataattattattattatttgtatttgttggtccttattttttttattaattgcttttgttttgaatttgaagtTATTTAGTACCGAATTATAGAATttcaaagtgtgtgtaaaagtgcacgtgtgtgtgtttgtgtctctgCTTAATTATGGCTCTTCGTTAACGTTTGCATCATGGGACGCTTTGGCCCCACTTTGTGACACTGAAGACCCGCCCCCTTATTGAGGAACACCACCCCTTTGTTTCTTTGTGTGTTTGCGTTTTCAATACACACATTCATGGTCATGTGACCTAGTAGTGGAGAAGCCGGTTGATGCTGTGGCTAAAGATCGAAGGTACGTGTCCAAATAAGACTTTTCTGATCTTTACAATCTCCTGCAGCACCCCTCTATTTTTAGCGGGCGTTGTGCTAATCAGATGTGCCGGAAGAGAGTTGAAGGGGGGAGGGGGTAACAGTGTTGCATATTGTTCCTCCGTCCCACACGTGCACTCTAGACTTGCTTTTTGTTCGAATCCCGAGACAAAAGTAGGCAAGTCTTGTCTCATAGACAGATATTTGGGCTTTGATGCTTTCACATTGTGTGTGTTTGCGGCCATTGCAGTTGTCATTTACGTGCTGGGTCATGATTGTGTGCACAGTTCCCATCACGAGGacggagcagcagcagcagcgatgATGACGATGGGTAGGACCTCCAGTGAGGAAGTGGAGGACAGTGAGAACAAGGAAGGTAAATCAAGtgtggtgaagtgaattatatagcacttttctctaccgACTCCAAGCGctttacatacaaaccccgtttccatatgagttgggaaattgtgttagatgtaaatataaacggaatacaatgatttgcaaatccttttcaacccatattcaattgaatgcacagacaagatatttgatgttcttaattttttttttgcaaataataattaacttagaatatcatggctgcaacacgtgctaaagtagttgggaaagggcatgttcaccactgtgttacatggcctttccttttaacaacactcagtaaacgtttgggaagtgaggagacacattttttaagcttctcaggtggaattctttcccattcttgcttgatgtacagcttaagttgttcaacagtccgggggtctccgttgtggtattttaggcttcataatgcgccacacattttcaatgggagacaggtctggactacaggcaggccagtctagtacccgcactcttttactatgaagccacgttgctgtaacacgtggcttggcattgtcttgctgaaataagcaggggcgtccatggtaacgttgcttgcatggcaacatatgttgctccaaaacctatatgtacctttcagcatt containing:
- the LOC133578811 gene encoding uncharacterized protein isoform X4, yielding MEEYLRRVDCRRRALVSEKSLHAVLGGPEADVDTVAATLCLALHLSQREPSGGVCVPLLCGRRGDAALPGETTSYLRRVNVCESLLLWRDDVDLLRIHQAGKLSLTLLRDGLLDSAELRIFESSVLRVVHPDGGDDGPASAVMTVARELLQEAPEHVGAALRESLGEALRLQSDAFRLKHGRQSTQLEELMGRFQPWSDVPPSQSMRAALPDVEHLLSKELREFSDGEMTIALTSVAVDEERWRDYEETLKSFCNRHGYDGMLFLLSVNDSLHPPRQQVAVYSSNTGLLNQICCELETTSSWFLSGELEARGCYQVYHTPLNTSTLSTSLLEEEVRCVLKELVDRRSSVLACHPSSRTSSTEGVAGSVEFSQGSSGINDMDGSDTERGEGGSGAVVAIESRGVAEGEEDSGGVGASGELLSPDSGMNTIRSSRSSKESSVFLSDDSPVGEILGAGPGGLLLRNPSPLGLCSLSPPVPPERRRQRSSKKRSDHFDQFSFDPLHPHPILPNPGGKLDDDRQTAGSSSLSEYEELNMLDFSAHSSLGGLESRQSSTDPEGQIHGIEVIDTLVPPTPVNSLVGSHPSSSCGVRFFPEDVVERISGFQHKDSVSSSLSETWEELGFDPSSNDTWNRTRESPLTLEEVRCKDSEGGMTGRPSREERSQRDLSLEPQLSLITEQTDSRDNWSPDTVLRDQWNAVTVADLQLTPPEEEVVRRDKAGIFGVKEMTSQKKKTILNTLTPDTSKEDDEEAQGKIGSRSTLDFWTYSAQKGFLKSDSGTTTSYPESLDMWNMTIRDDSFSPLTTPDNLSADSGSFCGASTNVGAGASVQSPQGSSYGSMAMWNTTIQEDSSSSASPEGPGNGHSSHTGLLDGCHTPKSRGGEAAGKDSKWSGQNQNVQIVIEGEEDRISHSCDPVSVPHMVISTSDYDNVRSLSSIEVHTSHAVDMIHLGEQSSPFVAVTKPTDDNTRQTESDLGVSDKVFTFEGHSELSNVTKSCSNSEKNYSIDQPSPSSPFILVDNSLADDSLSLSPGGLSLGLAPQSNCQPGSVTHINNQSQEGSVEGPTRATVLPSPGGERETIKSSPDSLHPGSQDELRSNSDGDSSSGLEMEYIILPGTVKEAEREREHRPRGPRKPMETFSMLSYAVSVLNAQTTEKTRQLQVIPPFQTERVAQHNTESSISSETFNKSTPTQAKTEASCQSESRQEVQEGNFEDKQSSVARSMSPSMRHPSDHFLKTREEVYVHSQISMEDSDSDSGRSPAATTPPPHPMSSGNFQGWGAPSPRHDSPQSSCDSPSLGNSSASRPSSSVTTPVSESGGPGTKTLGLPFSGDLMEENDEEEAVTEQPKPRLSSHDLLSFTEELVEGCQLQPTSGMFQEDMFDYYGHTGRTDGSSSLGHHIGAHQNYSPHLGTEQEEGGDLRRGASDVYAEFTTDAPAPTERPESYSGPSQGEHKHPERQDHDQFVPEGYAHFLMSRSHHEDGAAAAAMMTMGRTSSEEVEDSENKEDPPSSADVSGGSNQRRKLAAPPMNVSLEHSEGSQLSEDALDTEGEDDALDTGDDLDVNIEELDTSDEEINAHGHSERSDVAAGAAYGEEDDGGLWRSVVIGEQEHRIDMKCIEAYKRVISHGGYYAEQNAIIVFAACFLPDSDCDNYHYVMENLFLYVISTLELMVAEDYMIVYLNGATPRRRMPGFTWMKKCYQMIDRRLKKNLKMFIIVHPSWFIRTLLGITRPFISSKFSSKIKYVSSLQELGDIIPMEYVHIPPSIIKSDRKRSLAI